A single region of the Streptomyces diastaticus subsp. diastaticus genome encodes:
- the rpmG gene encoding 50S ribosomal protein L33, which yields MAATDVRPKITLACVECKERNYITKKNRRNNPDRLEMKKHCPRCNAHTAHRETR from the coding sequence GTGGCTGCCACCGACGTCCGCCCGAAGATCACGCTGGCCTGCGTGGAGTGCAAGGAGCGGAACTACATCACCAAGAAGAACCGGCGTAACAACCCGGACCGACTGGAGATGAAGAAGCACTGCCCGCGCTGCAACGCGCACACCGCGCACCGCGAGACGCGCTGA
- the rplJ gene encoding 50S ribosomal protein L10, protein MATSDKVAAVEEVTDKLRNSNAAVVTAYTGLSVAQLKQLRRSLGENAQYRVVKNTLTKIAAKEAGVELDEHLKGSTAVAFVTGDPVEAAKSLRDFAKENPALVIKGGVLDGKAMSADEIKKLADLESREVLLAKLAGALKGNQAKAAAVFQALPQKFVRTADALRAKRDEQGGAE, encoded by the coding sequence ATGGCGACGTCCGACAAGGTCGCAGCCGTCGAGGAGGTCACGGACAAGCTCCGTAACTCCAACGCCGCTGTCGTGACCGCGTACACCGGACTGTCCGTGGCGCAGCTCAAGCAGCTGCGCCGTTCTCTCGGCGAGAACGCTCAGTACCGAGTGGTGAAGAACACGCTGACCAAGATCGCGGCCAAGGAGGCCGGGGTCGAGCTGGACGAGCACCTCAAGGGCTCGACGGCTGTCGCCTTCGTGACCGGTGACCCGGTCGAGGCGGCGAAGAGTCTTCGTGACTTCGCCAAGGAGAACCCCGCTCTCGTCATCAAGGGCGGTGTCCTTGACGGCAAGGCGATGTCCGCCGACGAGATCAAGAAGCTTGCGGACCTCGAGTCCCGCGAGGTTCTGCTCGCCAAGCTGGCGGGCGCTCTGAAGGGCAACCAGGCCAAGGCCGCGGCTGTCTTCCAGGCTCTCCCGCAGAAGTTCGTCCGCACCGCGGACGCGCTGCGCGCCAAGCGCGACGAGCAGGGCGGTGCCGAGTAA
- a CDS encoding pyridoxal phosphate-dependent aminotransferase produces the protein MSAATPPTERRVSARIGAISESATLAVDAKAKALKAAGRPVIGFGAGEPDFPTPDYIVDAAVEACKNPRNHRYTPAGGLPELKAAIAAKTLRDSGYEVDPAQILVTNGGKQAIYEAFAAMLDPGDEVIVPAPYWTTYPESIRLAGGVPVEVVADETTGYRVSVEQLEAARTERTKVVLFVSPSNPTGAVYDRAQTEAIGRWAAEHGLWVMTDEIYEHLVYGDAGFTSLPAVVPELRDKCVVVNGVAKTYAMTGWRVGWIIGPKDIVKAATNLQSHATSNVSNVSQAAALAAVSGDLSAVERMREAFDRRRRTIVRMLGEIDGVVCPEPEGAFYAYPSVKGLLGKEIRGKRPQTSVELAALILEEVEVAVVPGEAFGTPGYLRLSYALGDDDLVEGVSRIQKLLAEARD, from the coding sequence ATGAGCGCTGCAACCCCTCCCACCGAGCGCCGGGTCTCCGCGCGCATCGGCGCGATCTCCGAGTCCGCCACTCTCGCCGTCGACGCGAAGGCCAAGGCCCTCAAGGCCGCAGGGCGTCCCGTCATCGGATTCGGCGCCGGTGAACCGGACTTCCCGACCCCCGACTACATCGTCGACGCCGCCGTCGAGGCGTGCAAGAACCCCCGGAACCACCGCTACACACCGGCCGGCGGGCTTCCCGAGCTGAAGGCCGCCATCGCCGCCAAGACGCTCCGCGACTCCGGCTACGAGGTCGACCCCGCCCAGATCCTGGTGACCAACGGCGGCAAGCAGGCCATCTACGAGGCGTTCGCCGCGATGCTCGACCCGGGCGACGAGGTCATCGTGCCGGCGCCGTACTGGACGACGTACCCGGAGTCGATCCGGCTGGCCGGTGGCGTGCCGGTGGAGGTCGTCGCCGACGAGACCACCGGCTACCGGGTCTCGGTGGAGCAGCTGGAGGCGGCCCGTACCGAGCGGACCAAGGTCGTCCTCTTCGTCTCGCCCTCCAACCCGACCGGCGCCGTCTACGACCGCGCGCAGACCGAGGCGATCGGCCGCTGGGCCGCCGAGCACGGCCTGTGGGTGATGACCGACGAGATCTACGAGCACCTCGTCTACGGCGACGCCGGGTTCACCTCGCTCCCCGCGGTCGTCCCCGAGCTGCGCGACAAGTGCGTCGTGGTCAACGGGGTCGCCAAGACGTACGCGATGACCGGCTGGCGGGTGGGGTGGATCATCGGCCCCAAGGACATCGTGAAGGCCGCGACCAACCTCCAGTCGCACGCCACCTCCAACGTCTCCAACGTCTCGCAGGCCGCCGCGCTCGCCGCGGTCTCCGGGGACCTGTCGGCGGTGGAGAGGATGCGCGAGGCCTTCGACCGCCGGCGCCGCACCATCGTGCGGATGCTCGGCGAGATCGACGGCGTCGTCTGCCCGGAGCCGGAGGGCGCCTTCTACGCGTACCCGTCGGTGAAGGGGCTGCTCGGCAAGGAGATCCGCGGCAAGCGCCCGCAGACCTCCGTCGAGCTGGCCGCGCTGATCCTGGAGGAGGTCGAGGTCGCGGTGGTTCCGGGCGAGGCGTTCGGCACCCCCGGCTACCTGCGGCTCTCCTACGCGCTCGGTGACGACGACCTGGTCGAGGGCGTCTCCCGGATCCAGAAGCTGCTGGCCGAGGCCCGCGACTGA
- a CDS encoding UDP-N-acetylmuramate dehydrogenase — protein sequence MQELHDAPLAPLTTFRLGGPATRLLTATTDDEVVAAVREADAAGTPLLLIGGGSNLVIGDKGFDGTALHLATTGFHLDGTALELAAGEVWTDAVARTVEAGLAGIECLAGIPGSAGAVPVQNVGAYGQEVAQTITEVVAYDRRARESVTLTAEECAFSYRHSRFKAEPDRYVVLRVRFRLEDADGLSAPIRYAETARALGTDQGERVALTEARETVLRLRAGKGMVLDPEDHDTWSAGSFFTNPILDDEQLAAFLGRVADRLGPDVHPPAFPAGEGRTKTSAAWLIDKAGFTKGYGEGPARISTKHTLALTNRGRATTEDLLALAREVVAGVRDAFGVTLVNEPVTVGVEL from the coding sequence GTGCAGGAACTCCATGACGCCCCCCTCGCCCCGCTGACCACGTTCCGCCTGGGCGGGCCCGCGACCAGGCTGCTGACGGCCACCACCGACGACGAGGTGGTCGCGGCCGTCCGCGAGGCCGACGCCGCCGGGACCCCGCTGCTGCTCATCGGCGGCGGCTCCAACCTCGTCATCGGCGACAAGGGCTTCGACGGCACCGCCCTGCACCTCGCCACCACCGGCTTCCACCTCGACGGCACCGCCCTGGAACTGGCCGCGGGCGAGGTCTGGACCGACGCCGTCGCGCGCACCGTGGAGGCCGGGCTCGCCGGGATCGAGTGCCTCGCCGGGATCCCCGGCTCGGCGGGCGCCGTCCCCGTGCAGAACGTCGGGGCGTACGGCCAGGAGGTCGCGCAGACCATCACCGAGGTGGTCGCCTACGACCGCCGCGCCCGGGAGAGCGTCACCCTCACCGCCGAGGAGTGCGCCTTCTCCTACCGGCACAGCCGCTTCAAGGCCGAACCCGACCGGTACGTGGTCCTGCGCGTCCGCTTCCGCCTGGAGGACGCCGACGGACTCTCCGCCCCGATCCGATACGCCGAGACGGCCCGCGCGCTCGGCACCGACCAGGGCGAGCGGGTCGCGCTCACCGAGGCCCGCGAGACGGTGCTGCGGCTGCGCGCCGGCAAGGGCATGGTGCTCGATCCGGAGGACCACGACACCTGGTCGGCCGGCTCCTTCTTCACCAACCCGATCCTCGACGACGAGCAGCTCGCCGCCTTCCTCGGCCGCGTCGCCGACCGGCTCGGCCCCGACGTCCACCCGCCGGCCTTCCCCGCCGGCGAGGGCCGCACCAAGACCTCGGCCGCCTGGCTGATCGACAAGGCCGGTTTCACCAAGGGGTACGGCGAGGGGCCCGCCCGCATCTCCACCAAGCACACCCTCGCCCTGACCAACCGGGGCAGGGCCACCACCGAGGACCTGCTGGCCCTCGCCCGCGAGGTGGTCGCCGGGGTGCGGGACGCCTTCGGGGTGACGCTGGTCAACGAGCCGGTGACGGTCGGCGTCGAACTCTGA
- a CDS encoding NAD(P)H-binding protein — MSPCRELQETRRPDHGVGATGGVAGEVVRQIPEAAHEVTAAVRDPAAPVVTRERPELVRAGPGGPLPLCPPVAGRAAVLSGLGVRGRGTGGPVARPACAVVSARVAEGTRRPVVVSAAPVVRALGRAADRPDLPPPRPHGPRRGPRGTSRVRGAAGPRCGTGWTAARPPRPAHGPPTGTYRRVTGGDPRGGRSLSPAGTAHAVLGALGHRGASRQVLRAAH; from the coding sequence CTGTCCCCTTGTCGGGAACTCCAGGAGACCCGCCGCCCGGATCACGGTGTCGGCGCGACCGGCGGTGTCGCCGGCGAGGTCGTCCGGCAGATTCCGGAGGCGGCCCACGAGGTCACGGCGGCGGTCCGCGACCCGGCGGCGCCGGTGGTCACCCGAGAGCGGCCGGAGCTGGTCCGGGCCGGTCCCGGCGGTCCCCTCCCGCTGTGTCCGCCGGTGGCGGGGCGTGCCGCGGTCCTCTCCGGCCTCGGCGTGCGCGGCCGCGGAACGGGCGGGCCGGTGGCGAGGCCGGCCTGCGCGGTGGTGTCGGCGAGGGTGGCCGAGGGCACCCGGCGGCCGGTCGTGGTGAGCGCGGCCCCGGTGGTGCGGGCCCTCGGACGAGCCGCTGACCGGCCGGATCTCCCTCCGCCTCGTCCGCACGGCCCTCGGCGAGGTCCGCGCGGTACCAGCCGGGTCCGAGGCGCTGCCGGCCCCCGCTGCGGCACCGGCTGGACGGCCGCCCGTCCGCCCCGGCCGGCCCACGGCCCGCCGACCGGCACCTACCGGCGCGTCACCGGCGGCGACCCGCGCGGCGGGCGCTCCCTCTCCCCCGCCGGCACCGCCCACGCGGTGCTCGGTGCCCTCGGTCACCGGGGCGCGAGCCGCCAGGTCCTGAGGGCCGCCCACTGA
- the rplA gene encoding 50S ribosomal protein L1 — MKRSKTLRAADAKIDRDKLYAPLEAVRLAKETSATKFDGTVEVAFRLGVDPRKADQMVRGTVNLPHGTGKTARVLVFATGDRAEAARAAGADIVGSDELIDEISKGNRLNEFDAVVATPDLMGKVGRLGRVLGPRGLMPNPKTGTVTPDVAKAVNEIKGGKIEFRVDKHSNLHFIIGKVSFDDAQLVENYGAALDEILRLKPSAAKGRYIKKAAVATTMGPGIQVDPNRTRNLLVEEDPAAV; from the coding sequence GTGAAGCGCAGCAAGACTCTCCGCGCTGCGGACGCCAAGATCGACCGGGACAAGCTCTACGCCCCGCTCGAGGCCGTCCGTCTCGCCAAGGAGACCTCCGCGACCAAGTTCGACGGGACCGTCGAGGTCGCCTTCCGCCTGGGTGTCGACCCGCGCAAGGCCGACCAGATGGTCCGCGGCACCGTGAACCTTCCGCACGGCACCGGCAAGACCGCCCGGGTCCTGGTCTTCGCGACCGGTGACCGTGCCGAGGCCGCGCGTGCCGCGGGCGCCGACATCGTCGGCTCCGACGAACTGATCGACGAGATCTCGAAGGGCAACCGCCTCAACGAGTTCGACGCCGTCGTCGCCACCCCGGACCTCATGGGCAAGGTCGGCCGCCTCGGCCGCGTCCTCGGCCCGCGTGGTCTCATGCCGAACCCGAAGACCGGCACCGTGACCCCGGACGTGGCCAAGGCCGTGAACGAGATCAAGGGCGGCAAGATCGAGTTCCGCGTCGACAAGCACTCCAACCTCCACTTCATCATCGGCAAGGTGTCCTTCGACGACGCCCAGCTCGTGGAGAACTACGGCGCGGCCCTGGACGAGATCCTTCGTCTGAAGCCGTCCGCCGCCAAGGGCCGCTACATCAAGAAGGCCGCCGTCGCCACCACCATGGGCCCCGGCATCCAGGTCGACCCGAACCGCACCCGCAACCTCCTCGTCGAGGAGGACCCGGCCGCCGTCTGA
- a CDS encoding adenosine deaminase, translated as MLSSSGGPLRTPTARDVRLLPKAHLHLHFTGSMRPGTLLELADKYGVRLPEALTSGRPPKLRATDERGWFRFQRLYDTARSCLREPEDIRRLVREAAEEDVRDGSRWMEIQVDPTSYAPLLGGLTPALEIILDAVDGASRETGLGMRVVVAANRMKHPLDARTLARLAVRYADRGIVGFGLSNDERRGMARDFDRAFAIAREGGLLAAPHGGELSGPGSVRSCLDDLDASRIGHGVRAAEDPRLLSRLADRQITCEVCPASNVALGVYDKEGDVPLRTLFDAGVPLALGADDPLLFGSRLAAQYEIARREHGFSDAELAELARQSVRGSAAPEDVRRGLLADIDAWLTGTAVPTARDEAAARDRATRV; from the coding sequence ATGTTGAGTTCTTCGGGAGGACCCCTGCGCACCCCGACCGCCCGTGACGTGCGGCTGCTGCCCAAGGCCCACCTCCATCTCCACTTCACCGGCTCGATGCGGCCCGGCACGCTGCTGGAGCTGGCGGACAAGTACGGGGTGCGGCTCCCGGAGGCGCTCACCTCGGGACGCCCGCCCAAGCTCCGCGCCACCGACGAGCGCGGCTGGTTCCGCTTCCAGCGCCTCTACGACACCGCCCGGTCCTGCCTGCGCGAGCCCGAGGACATCCGGCGGCTGGTGCGCGAGGCGGCCGAGGAGGACGTGCGGGACGGCTCGCGGTGGATGGAGATCCAGGTCGACCCGACCTCGTACGCCCCGCTGCTCGGCGGGCTCACCCCGGCGCTGGAGATCATCCTGGACGCGGTCGACGGGGCCTCACGCGAGACCGGGCTCGGGATGCGCGTGGTGGTCGCCGCCAACCGGATGAAGCACCCGCTGGACGCCCGGACCCTGGCCCGCCTCGCGGTGCGGTACGCGGACCGGGGCATCGTCGGCTTCGGCCTCTCCAACGACGAGCGGCGCGGCATGGCCCGTGACTTCGACCGGGCTTTCGCCATCGCCCGCGAGGGCGGCCTGCTGGCGGCCCCGCACGGCGGTGAGCTGAGCGGCCCCGGCTCCGTCCGCTCCTGCCTGGACGATCTGGACGCCTCCCGCATCGGCCACGGCGTGCGCGCCGCCGAGGACCCCCGGCTGCTGAGCCGCCTCGCCGACCGCCAGATCACCTGCGAGGTCTGCCCCGCCTCCAACGTGGCGCTCGGCGTCTACGACAAGGAGGGCGACGTCCCGCTGCGCACCCTCTTCGACGCGGGCGTCCCGCTCGCCCTCGGCGCCGACGACCCGCTCCTCTTCGGCTCCCGGCTGGCCGCCCAGTACGAGATCGCCCGCCGGGAGCACGGCTTCAGCGACGCGGAACTGGCGGAACTGGCCCGGCAGTCGGTGCGCGGCTCGGCGGCGCCCGAGGACGTGCGGCGCGGGCTGCTGGCGGACATCGACGCCTGGCTGACGGGTACGGCGGTGCCGACCGCCCGCGACGAGGCGGCCGCCCGCGACCGGGCCACCCGGGTCTGA
- the rplK gene encoding 50S ribosomal protein L11, with protein MPPKKKKVTGLIKLQIQAGAANPAPPVGPALGQHGVNIMEFCKAYNAATESQRGWVIPVEITVYEDRSFTFVTKTPPASKMILKAAGVEKGSGEPHKTKVAKITDAQVREIATTKMPDLNANDLDQAAKIIAGTARSMGITVEG; from the coding sequence ATGCCTCCCAAGAAGAAGAAGGTCACGGGGCTGATCAAGCTCCAGATCCAGGCCGGTGCGGCGAACCCGGCTCCGCCGGTCGGCCCCGCGCTCGGTCAGCACGGCGTCAACATCATGGAGTTCTGCAAGGCCTACAACGCGGCCACCGAGTCGCAGCGTGGCTGGGTCATCCCGGTGGAGATCACGGTCTACGAGGACCGCTCCTTCACCTTCGTGACCAAGACCCCGCCGGCCTCCAAGATGATCCTCAAGGCCGCCGGCGTGGAGAAGGGCTCGGGCGAGCCGCACAAGACCAAGGTCGCGAAGATCACCGACGCGCAGGTCCGCGAGATCGCCACCACCAAGATGCCCGACCTCAACGCGAACGACCTGGACCAGGCGGCCAAGATCATCGCCGGTACCGCTCGTTCCATGGGCATCACGGTCGAGGGCTGA
- a CDS encoding MaoC family dehydratase N-terminal domain-containing protein — protein sequence MALDQSFVGRTYPPTEPYEVGREKIREFARAVGDTNPVYTDTEAAKALGYPDVIAPPTFVFSLTFQAAGQVIEDPQLGLDYSRVVHGDQKFAYARPLRAGDRLTVTSVIEGIKSMAGNDILDIRGEVHDEAGEHVVTAWTKLVARAAEEG from the coding sequence ATGGCGCTCGACCAGTCCTTCGTGGGGCGGACGTATCCGCCCACCGAGCCCTATGAAGTGGGCCGCGAGAAGATCCGTGAGTTCGCCCGGGCCGTCGGCGACACCAATCCGGTGTACACCGACACCGAGGCGGCCAAGGCGCTCGGGTACCCGGACGTGATCGCCCCGCCCACCTTTGTGTTCTCCCTCACGTTCCAGGCCGCCGGGCAGGTGATCGAGGACCCGCAGCTCGGGCTCGACTACAGCCGGGTCGTGCACGGCGACCAGAAGTTCGCCTACGCCAGGCCGCTGCGGGCGGGCGACCGGCTGACGGTGACCTCGGTCATCGAGGGGATCAAGTCCATGGCGGGCAACGACATCCTCGACATCCGCGGCGAGGTCCACGACGAGGCCGGCGAGCACGTGGTGACCGCCTGGACCAAGCTGGTGGCGCGCGCCGCCGAGGAGGGGTGA
- a CDS encoding MaoC family dehydratase, with product MAAKISHADVEVGTELPARSFPVTRATLVRYAGASGDFNPIHWNERFAKEVGLPDVIAHGMFTMAEAIRVVTDWAGDPGAVVDYGVRFTKPVVVPDDDTGALIEVSGKVAAKNDDGTVRVDLTAMSDGKKVLGMSRATVRLA from the coding sequence ATGGCCGCGAAGATCTCCCACGCCGACGTCGAGGTCGGCACCGAACTGCCCGCCCGGAGCTTCCCGGTGACCCGCGCCACCCTGGTGCGGTACGCGGGCGCCTCCGGCGACTTCAACCCGATCCACTGGAACGAGCGGTTCGCCAAGGAGGTGGGCCTGCCCGACGTCATCGCACACGGCATGTTCACCATGGCCGAGGCGATCCGGGTGGTCACCGACTGGGCCGGCGACCCGGGCGCCGTCGTCGACTACGGGGTCCGCTTCACCAAGCCCGTCGTCGTCCCCGACGACGACACCGGCGCGCTGATCGAGGTCTCCGGCAAGGTCGCCGCCAAGAACGACGACGGCACCGTCCGCGTCGACCTCACCGCCATGAGCGACGGCAAGAAGGTCCTCGGCATGTCCCGGGCGACCGTCCGGCTGGCCTGA
- the secE gene encoding preprotein translocase subunit SecE → MTDAVGSIDMPDAQDDDGKKKNRKGGKRGKKGPFGRLALFYRQIVAELRKVVWPTRSQLTTYTTVVIIFVVIMIGLVTVFDYGFSNAVKYIFG, encoded by the coding sequence GTGACGGACGCCGTGGGCTCCATCGACATGCCTGATGCCCAGGACGACGACGGCAAGAAGAAGAACCGCAAGGGCGGCAAGCGCGGCAAGAAGGGCCCCTTCGGCCGCCTCGCCCTCTTCTACCGGCAGATCGTCGCGGAACTCCGCAAGGTTGTCTGGCCGACCCGCAGTCAGCTCACCACCTATACGACGGTGGTCATCATCTTCGTCGTGATCATGATCGGTCTGGTGACCGTGTTTGACTACGGCTTCTCCAACGCCGTCAAGTACATCTTCGGCTGA
- the nusG gene encoding transcription termination/antitermination protein NusG, translated as MSDPNPNDVVEPQGATESTEDELGIVESADAVKPDQAEAADAAAGVPAEEDAVRVESEESAEEVTEDTAGEPEAVAAVEETEAEEAEPVDPIAALRDELRLLPGEWYVIHTYAGYENRVKTNLEQRAVSLNVEDYIFQAEVPQEEVVQIKNGDRKTIRQNKLPGYVLVRMDLTNESWGVVRNTPGVTGFVGNAYDPYPLTLDEIVKMLAPEAEEKAAREAAEAEGKPAPQRKVEVQVLDFEVGDSVTVTDGPFATLQATINEINADSKKVKGLVEIFGRETPVELSFDQIQKN; from the coding sequence GTGTCTGACCCGAACCCGAACGACGTGGTCGAGCCTCAGGGCGCTACCGAGTCCACTGAGGACGAGCTCGGCATTGTCGAGTCGGCGGACGCCGTGAAGCCGGACCAGGCCGAAGCTGCCGACGCCGCCGCAGGCGTGCCCGCCGAGGAGGACGCCGTCCGCGTCGAGTCCGAGGAGTCCGCCGAGGAGGTCACCGAGGACACCGCCGGCGAGCCCGAGGCCGTCGCCGCGGTCGAGGAGACCGAGGCCGAGGAGGCCGAGCCGGTCGACCCGATCGCCGCCCTCCGTGACGAACTGCGGCTCCTGCCCGGCGAGTGGTACGTGATCCACACCTACGCCGGGTACGAGAACCGCGTGAAGACCAACCTCGAGCAGCGTGCCGTCTCGCTCAACGTCGAGGACTACATCTTCCAGGCCGAGGTGCCGCAGGAAGAGGTCGTCCAGATCAAGAACGGCGACCGCAAGACCATCCGGCAGAACAAGCTCCCCGGCTACGTGCTGGTGCGCATGGACCTGACCAACGAGTCCTGGGGTGTCGTCCGCAACACCCCGGGCGTCACCGGCTTCGTCGGCAACGCCTACGACCCGTACCCGCTGACCCTGGACGAGATCGTCAAGATGCTCGCCCCGGAGGCGGAGGAGAAGGCCGCCCGCGAGGCCGCCGAGGCCGAGGGCAAGCCGGCGCCGCAGCGCAAGGTCGAGGTGCAGGTGCTGGACTTCGAGGTCGGCGACTCGGTCACCGTCACCGACGGCCCCTTCGCCACCCTCCAGGCGACCATCAACGAGATCAACGCCGACTCCAAGAAGGTCAAGGGCCTCGTGGAGATCTTCGGCCGCGAGACCCCGGTCGAGCTCAGCTTCGACCAGATCCAGAAGAACTGA
- the rplL gene encoding 50S ribosomal protein L7/L12: MAKLSQDDLLAQFEEMTLIELSEFVKAFEEKFDVEAAAPVAVAAAGAPGAPAAAEEEKDEFDVVLTGAGDKKIQVIKVVRELTSLGLKEAKDLVDGAPKPVLEKVNKEAAEKAAESLKGAGAAVEVK, translated from the coding sequence ATGGCGAAGCTGTCCCAGGACGACCTGCTCGCGCAGTTCGAGGAAATGACCCTCATCGAGCTCTCCGAGTTCGTGAAGGCGTTCGAGGAGAAGTTCGACGTCGAGGCTGCCGCCCCGGTCGCCGTCGCCGCCGCCGGCGCCCCGGGCGCCCCGGCCGCCGCCGAGGAGGAGAAGGACGAGTTCGACGTCGTCCTCACCGGTGCCGGCGACAAGAAGATCCAGGTCATCAAGGTCGTGCGTGAGCTGACCTCGCTGGGTCTGAAGGAGGCCAAGGACCTCGTGGACGGCGCCCCGAAGCCCGTCCTGGAGAAGGTCAACAAGGAGGCCGCCGAGAAGGCCGCCGAGTCCCTCAAGGGCGCCGGCGCGGCCGTCGAGGTCAAGTGA